One bacterium DNA window includes the following coding sequences:
- a CDS encoding AAA family ATPase: MARIICITNQKGGVGKTTTTVNLSACLAAIEKKTLLVDMDPQGNSTSGVGLDKNECDPNIYQVLMGDADILQAIRGTDLKKLFCVPSNSNLTGAEVELVSLEDRETRLKKALAAIERDFDYILIDCPPSLGFLTLNALTAAHSVLVPVQSEYYALEGLSSLMGTVELVRESLNPKLEIEGALLTMFDNRTKLSSQVAEEVRKFFGEKVYNTVIPRNIQLSESPSFGKPIILYDIRSSGAQAYLNLTKEIVNHG, from the coding sequence ATGGCCCGTATCATCTGCATCACCAACCAAAAAGGCGGGGTCGGCAAGACCACCACGACGGTCAACCTTTCCGCCTGCCTGGCGGCCATCGAGAAGAAGACCCTTCTGGTCGATATGGATCCCCAAGGCAATTCCACCAGCGGGGTGGGGTTGGACAAGAACGAGTGCGACCCGAACATCTACCAGGTCCTGATGGGGGACGCCGACATCCTGCAGGCCATCCGGGGGACGGACCTGAAGAAGCTTTTTTGCGTGCCTTCCAACAGCAACCTGACCGGGGCCGAAGTGGAGCTGGTGTCGCTCGAGGACCGGGAAACTCGCCTGAAAAAGGCCCTTGCGGCGATCGAGCGGGATTTCGACTATATCCTTATCGACTGTCCGCCTTCCCTGGGTTTCCTGACCTTGAACGCTCTCACCGCCGCCCATTCGGTGCTGGTCCCGGTGCAAAGCGAGTATTACGCCCTAGAGGGCCTCAGTTCCCTCATGGGGACGGTGGAACTGGTGCGGGAGAGCCTGAACCCCAAGCTCGAGATCGAGGGGGCGCTGCTGACCATGTTCGACAACCGGACCAAACTGTCGAGCCAGGTGGCGGAGGAAGTGCGTAAATTCTTCGGGGAGAAGGTATACAATACGGTCATTCCCCGGAACATCCAACTCTCCGAATCGCCATCCTTCGGGAAACCCATCATCCTCTACGACATCCGCTCCAGCGGCGCGCAAGCCTATCTCAATCTGACCAAGGAGATCGTGAACCATGGCTAA
- a CDS encoding ParB N-terminal domain-containing protein — translation MAKKALGRGLEALIPKRAVEEKKGAAQQVPLSKLKPNPFQPRKVFKAEDLQELVHSVKERGILQPIVVRKKGDLWEII, via the coding sequence ATGGCTAAGAAAGCCCTCGGACGTGGATTGGAAGCCCTCATCCCCAAGCGGGCCGTGGAGGAAAAGAAGGGCGCCGCCCAGCAGGTCCCCCTCTCCAAGCTCAAGCCCAATCCCTTCCAGCCCCGCAAGGTCTTCAAGGCCGAGGACCTGCAGGAACTGGTCCATTCGGTGAAGGAACGCGGGATCCTCCAGCCCATCGTAGTGCGCAAGAAGGGGGACCTTTGGGAGATCATC